Within the Montipora foliosa isolate CH-2021 chromosome 11, ASM3666993v2, whole genome shotgun sequence genome, the region GACTGCAAAAGCGCGCAAAAGcactaaatttgaaaataaaaacaacatggccgccgcgTGTGGTGCAGCTGTTGTCTCATTGTTAGAGGAACTACTTGCTGATAATTCAGTGCTAGAAGAAGCGAGCAGTTGTGAAGATGATGAATTTCTATTTTTCCTGATAGACAGTAAGGAAAGAAAAAGCCTTGTCCCTATTGATAATTACTTCGAACGCATTATACCACTCTACAGTGTTTCAGATTTTCGAAGTCATTTTCGGATGTCAAGAACTACAGTCAGCTGTTTGGAATGCCTTTTAGCTGCTTGCCCAGATCTGCCCcatgaacaaaggaatggagGAAGATCTGTCATCGACTTAGAGAAGCAGGTATTGATTACGATGTGGATACTTGGTAACCCTGAGTGTCTGCGATCAGTGGCCGATCGATTTAACGTCACAAAATCGAGTGCATTTCGTGTTTATCGTAAAATCTGTGAAGCGATTGCCAACAATCTCTCCGGCCAGCTAATCAAGTTCCCCTCAGGGCAAAGAGCAATAGATGTGGTTCAAGGGTTTGAGGAGAAACGGGCATATCCTGGTGTTTTGGGTGCCCTCGATGGATGTCATATTCCAGTCAAAGCACCAAGGAAAAACCATGAACAGTACATTAATCGTAAAGGGTTTCACTCGCTGCAGTTACAAGTAATCTGCGATATGGACATGCAATTCACTGATGTGTTTTGTGGTTATCCTGGGTCTGTCCATGATGCGAGGGTGTTTAGAAATTCACCCTTTTTCCAAGATGCTGAAGCAAATCCAGACAACTTGTTTCCAAGAAATACCCATCTGCTTGGCGACTCGGCTTACCCTTTGAAGAGGTGGGTGCTTACCCCATTTCGTGACAATGGTCGTCTTACTAGAAGACAGAAGAGATATAACTTTGTTCATAGCTCTACCCGAATGGTAGTGGAAAGATCCCTTGGCCTTTTAAAGGGTAGATTTAGGAAACTGAAAACACAAATGGAGGTTGACAAGATTGAGGATGCTCCTGTCATAATGGTGGCTGTCTGTGTGTTGCACAACGTTTGCCTGATGGACGATGAAGATGACATTGAAGACTTTATAGATGGtaacagtgatgatgatgatgatgatgatgatgacgatgacgacgatgatgctCCACCATGTGCAAATGGTGAAGATAAGAGGAATCAAATAATGAGAAATTTACCTTGATTATGTTGATTATTCATATATGTAGTAACTGTGTGCTTTCAGATAGTGCTCTTGGGAAAAAGGACATAAAATAAATAAGGTGCTCAAGAATTGCAGGCAGTGAAATATACATGCTCAATATTCCGTCCTGAGCTAATGTTAGTAGTGTAATTTTATCTGTAATTCAAGGCAAATGTTTCAAgcaaagaagttaaaaaaattgaaacttttCTTGCAGATGACAAGGTTTAAATTTACCTCCATCAGTTTCAACATTTCTTGTTTCTTAGGAAGAACTGTCATATCCTAATGTTCAACATTCAAACTCGTTTCCTAGGAAACTGTCGTACCAAGGTATTTGCTGAAGATATCATTaaagaattttgaaattactCATAACTAACGCTGGCCTTTTTTTAATGCTCACTAATAATTATAATCACCACATAAGCCAAGAGAAATCGGGGTTATTTGCCTTGGCTTCAAATTTTCATCTAACATTTTTTCTCCAATACTTATCGTGGAACTGTTTACACCTTTCTGAATAAGCCCCAACCCCAATCCCCCCtaccagtaaaagatgcaagcCTTCCAAACTGTGCAATCAATGCcttcatttatttaaaacacaagtacatgtaacatCTTTACAACACAAAACCTCCAATATGAAATTTAAATCAGACCATGCATATTCTGATCCTAACAATGATACTCAACAAAAAGTCATATGCAACCAATTATGAAAGCCTGGCCGTGAGTTCTTCAGCAATATGGAACATGCTGTATGATAAGATGTAACGTAAGCAGTACAATAATACAAAACACAACAGTAAAGGTGACTGGCAAtgtcaatgtacatgtatgtaagcCTTCTCCATGAAGGAGAGAGcagtttacatgtacatcataTCACTTATCTTGCACAGATTTTTCAAACACTTTAAGGAACTGCCCAAAGAAGGTCATTTTTTCATCATGCATTTCTTGCAGTTTTTGCAGTttcttctcttccttttcttcttttctatCAACAAATTCTTTAAACAGAGAGACCATGCAATTCACTTCTTTCACTTGGAGGTTTCTTTCTTGGTTTTTTGTTCTTTATGTCATTTTCCTCTTCCTGTTCCTCACTTGCTGTACTTTCTGATGACTCTTCGAACTTTCTTACAGTTGGGCACTCCTGATTTTCCGGTTGATTTCTTTTTACTAAACCTTTCCTATTGCTGTACACTGCTGGTGGCTCTATGTTGTCATCTCCGTACAATATACTGTTAAGTTCATCATAAAAAGCACATTTCTTTCTATCATTTCCTGCTTTCTTGTTGTGATCAATGCATGCAGTATGTGATCTTTTGAGATTCTTGAACTTGGTTTCGCAAGACTTTGCATCACAAGTGACATGTCCCTGCGCCTGCATTTCATTTGAAATATCACTCCAAATATCCTTGTTCCTTATTCTTGGATTCCGGAAATCATCTTTCTTTTTTGCATAAGTTTCTATCAAACAAATCACCTCCTCTTTCAGCCACATTTTCTTTTGAGCAGTGATGTCATCACTTCGGGTACTTCCTGCAGGCTCACACAAAGATGGTGAGCtagaatctgattggttctcgtTTGATGAAGCAGTGTTATAAACTGTCAAGCCAGGTTGGTAACGTGGAGCAAAGGGCATATAATTCGATGCACCTGGATGCTGTTGAGAAGCATTTGGGTCAGAATACGCCCTGAGCTGTCTGTAGACAGGGGTGCCACTTTGTCCAAATACAGGTATGTTATTAATCCATGGATCCATTTTACAATCTTACCTTAAAGGGAGCAGACAAAGGTAAATATATCAGCATAAAACATAATAGAATGCTGTATAACACCTCCAGCTATCATGACAATTTCAGATAAGGGATGAATTTCTCAACATATTGTTTAACAGATAGTACTTGTGGACATGTTACCCACTACTGGCATTTTTGCTCTCTTTCGTagagatttaaaaaataataaagttatcaCATTTATGATCTGTTAAATCATAGAATAAGACATAAACATCAACGGGTCATCAGGGCCTGAGGAAATAGCATTCCGGTTATCATGCGTTCCCAAGCAAGGGCATATGTGTAGCATGTTGAAAATGCAATGGCCAAATATGAACCCCGAAAGCGAAAAGCATTAAAATAACCTAAACCTACGGCAAAATAGCAAGAGGTCGCTAAAACAAAGAAGCAAATTAATAACCAGTAATAATATCTCAAGCAATGTTACGAAACAAGGCCAGGGGTTCCATCATGGAGGTTGCATTCACGAGTATTCGGTGGAGTTATACGACAATTTCGTGGTAAAACCGAAACAAAGTTTTGCACAACCCACTCAGATATTTGTATTTCACTGGCACTTTGTCGATTTTCTGATGACTTTCACTCAATAATAGGCAGAAACAGGTTTAAATTAAGACCACTTACCTCAACACAAATGCTGACgaaagctggtcatttgtgggttcttattagaacccacaaatgaccagctcccaacgtcagtggcttcatagctcagttggttagagcgtcgcaccggaatcgcgaggtcacgggttcaaaccccgttgaagtcctgaaaatttcaggcttctctacgcaattgtaaaaattgcgttcgtaactgcgaagatcatagcttcacttgacttatTATGATACCACTGGAAAATttgaaccatttacagacttcataaaatgtctgtaaataataaatttacagactttaacactttaccccataaatataaaatctctgtaaatttattttacatatgttttacagagttttgttgagtaaagctctataaaatgtctgtaaaatgtttataaattattggaGCTACAATAAgaggaaatacttgaaatttacagactttataaaatcttgcaaaaatgtctatAAATCGAAAATTTACAAGGATTTTACGCCGTTTGGTCATgtctcataaaatgtctgtaaattgcgCTTTATCATCATGTGTGTCCTGTCTAAGTTACCAAATGTCTTTGGATCTGTATGCCCTGTTAATGACTGAGTTTGAGTGTCGAATATTTATTACCTAATTAAATTATGTGGGAAACTGTTGAATTGGCCCTGCATGTTGCACTAAGTTCGGTTTATCGACAGTTTGCCGGTTGCAACCTATGTAATGCCTATCGGTATGTGTTTTAATAGTTCGACTTGGATCAAGTCTTAGGCCCTGttgatatggagaaaagttgtccccGGTAAGATGGTAACCCTCCCAGCCGGGTCTTTAGCTAGCGTTTATATGAGAAAAGAACTGACCTTTTTCCCTGAGTCAAGAGCTGCCCGGCTCAGTTTCGATCATCAGGAGACTGGGAAGATAGCACTCATCATCTTGCCTTGACCAAGTTGACTCCACTGGGCGAGCCAACGTGTTTACATGGAATAAAGTTGGCTTGGCCAGGAGGGTGACCCTACCGTCGACAAAGGGTGACCCGGCTAGGTGGGTTTCCCCTCTAGCCGagccatttttttcttcaagtaaACGGTTTACTATGTTACGCGGTTAGACCGCATGTTACAGGGaatgtaggaaaagttggctgGTCCAGGGTATCTCAGGAAAGCGAGTGACCCTTCTTCTCTTTTTGACTCTGTAAATTCATTGGAAATTGGAATTTACAGGATCCTTTGGTAAAGTTACAATTGAACAAAACATGTTAATAACGtggaaatattttaaagaaatttacagGCCCCGTCtacacgtatccggagatttttgtatccgcaattttttttatgcggatacaccTAGCGTCCACACGTGTCCGCCGTATACGCTCGGTGTATCCGGATATTTCTGTAtgcgctctccagagtggaaatttctgtatacgctgtgtatccggatacgtgtggacgctcgtatccgtatatttttgtatacgctgacgtcacagtatcagaaccagtctttttccgcatgctctgttgactaaTCCTTTGAGATGTCCGGATACGAATCGGATACGTGCGAACGGTCGTATACGATTcgtatacgctacgtgtggacgcagatatttttgtatccgcataaaaaaatttgcgtttacaaaaatctccggatacgtgtggacggggcaaCAGTGattttgtgtgtaaatttcatgtaaattgctGGGATGAATCAGTGCAAATGACATGTAAAGCAAGGCCTTCGTAAATAACATGCAAATAACATGTGAATTCGATATAGGAGTCATACCCAGCACAGAATGAGATTGAGAAAGTAGTAGAGGGTAGTAAgaagactttacctttaccattACCATGCTCCtccatattttgattgaggaaatttgCTCTGCTCCTTTAAGCAGAAAATTCTCCCCAGTTTTTCCACACAAAATGAAAGCGCCCCAGGAATCGCACTGGGCTCACAACCGGTTGTGGTTGGATGTTGGCATAGAGAGAAGGATTGTGGACATTTCATAATAATTACATGATGCGacaactttgtccgccattttgaattgccCCGCCACagaggccctgggaacgagatcggTTTGAATTATCAGTTTGAATTATCGTTTTGATATTCGCGCGGGCGATCAATGtgctcttcctctctttttcccttgttgGACGATCAGAATTGGATCTTTGCGATTCCTTAATATTTTGTGCGGGTGAAATAGCACACATTCCACCAAATAAACCCAGTAAGCATCGATGAAATACGGAAGAAAGGGCAACGACAATTCAGGTCAGAAGGTCGTCCACGGGTATCAGCATTCGCCACAAAGATACACGCCAGTGACATGATTCAACCTCAGACAGTCTCCGAAAGGGTTAATCGGTGAAGACTTCATGACAAAAATAGAGGCCTTCTTCAAAACGTAAACGGAGTTGTTCTACGAACGTTTGGAACAAGGGTGGCCTGGCCGAACAGCCACTACAGTTAGCAAATGGGCGGGAAGATTCAAAAGATCCGAAAAGCAAAAGACTGCCGGAGGAGTGTTTTCGGTAAGTCGTCATCTTACTGATACAAACCTGATTTAGgtttaaatggcttaaaattttaaaattttgttcccTTTTTCCCCAATttacttgttcccagctttttgctccctaaaattgtttctgTCGCCTTGTTCCCTAggacattttgtcatttttcgcCAAAACGCCAAGGAGGGCCTCAGCACAGTCATTGCTTTTGCAGACCTACTCCCTTAATAGTTTCACTTTATATTGTATTAATGTCATTTAAGGTAATAACAATACAAGTAATAACAAATAGGTGATTAATATATGGATCTCTGTATACCCACCCCCTTATTGACCTTATTCGCCACTTGCAGATTCCTTGTTCTTCAAACGGTGCCACTACAAGAACACAATAGTGGCAGGTTGTTCTATAGTTACTCCCTTGCCAGGGTGCATTCCGCATAGACCCCACGCCGAAGGTACGCCGAGGGCTTTTAAAATGTACGCCGAATAGGCCACAAGTCTACGCCATTGGTAGCACACTACGCCAAATATTGCCTTTATCACTCGCTTCAGTACGCCGACATTTTGTTGATCGCACGCCGGTACgccgcaaaattttaaaacccaCGCCGAAGATCTTCGGCGTACCCTAAACTAAATGCACCCTGGCTCCCTTGTCACCTGTATACCTACATGTACTTTACCTTCACTGGTTTCTCATGtccaaacaatgtcacatgaCTTGTTCAGTAAGGTGAAATCATAAAAAGATTTAACCAATCAGTCAATAACTGCACAGCGTATATTCGGCTGTATTCCACATTGCTTGTGCAGGGTGATATGTAACTATTTCCTATGACATGGTATACAAGCTTTCTCGCCTGATACTCGTCACTT harbors:
- the LOC137974865 gene encoding putative nuclease HARBI1, whose amino-acid sequence is MSRTTVSCLECLLAACPDLPHEQRNGGRSVIDLEKQVLITMWILGNPECLRSVADRFNVTKSSAFRVYRKICEAIANNLSGQLIKFPSGQRAIDVVQGFEEKRAYPGVLGALDGCHIPVKAPRKNHEQYINRKGFHSLQLQVICDMDMQFTDVFCGYPGSVHDARVFRNSPFFQDAEANPDNLFPRNTHLLGDSAYPLKRWVLTPFRDNGRLTRRQKRYNFVHSSTRMVVERSLGLLKGRFRKLKTQMEVDKIEDAPVIMVAVCVLHNVCLMDDEDDIEDFIDGNSDDDDDDDDDDDDDDAPPCANGEDKRNQIMRNLP